TGGCGCAAGCGGCACCGGCCGGAGAACCGAGCGGAACTTCGCAGATCCTTGTCGGGATCATGCCGTGGCTTCTGATTTTCGTCATTTTCTATTTCCTCATGATCCGTCCGCAGCAGCGCCGGGTGAAGCAGCACCAGGCGGCGATTGCGGCGGTGAAGAAGGGCGACCAGGTGATCACCGGCGGCGGCATTCGCGGCAAGGTGGTCAAGGTCAGTGATGACGAGGCCGAGGTCGAGATTGCCAAGGATGTCCGCATCCGCGTCATCAAGTCGACCATCAGCCACGTGCTCGACCCCGCGACCAAGCCGGCCAACGACTAAGGTTCGACGAGGGTGCTCGATTTCCCGCGCTGGAAGATATTCCTGATCACGTTGGTCGTCGCGGCCGGCGTGTTCTTTTCGATTCCCAGCCTGATCGCCGGCACGTCGCTGGCCGACAAATGGCCCTCATGGTTGCCGGGCGACAAGATCAATCTCGGCCTCGACCTTGCCGGCGGCAGCCACTTGCTGCTGGAGGCCGATTCCGTCGACGCCGCGAAGCAGCGCCTCCAGGCGATGGAAGATACGGTCACGACGGAGATGCGCCGCTCACCGCGCGTTGAGATCGGTGACATTTCGACGACCGGCGGCCGCGTTTCGTTCATGGTCCGCGATCCGCGCCAGGTCGACACGGCGGTCGAGCGGCTGCGCGCGGTCACTCAGCCGGTGGGCATGACGGGAAGCCGCGACTGGGATGTCCAGGTGATGGATTCGACCCGCGTCGTGATGACTCCGACCGCGAGCGGCAATCAGCGCGCACTCAAGGATGCGATGACCGTCGCCCGTGACGTCGTCCGCCGCCGCATCGACCCGCAGGGCACCAAGGAAATCACCGTCATCAACCAGGGTGAACAGCGAATCCTGGTCCAGGTGCCGGGCGTCGAAGATCCCGAGGCGCTGAAGACGCTGATCGGGCAGACGGCGCGGCTGGAATTCAAGCTGGTCGACACGACGGCCGATCCCAATCTCGTCCTTCAGGGCCGGGCCCCGGCGGGTAGCCAGGTGCTGCCGATGGCCGATGGGACGGGCGCGGTCGCGGTCAAGCGGCGCGTCATGGTCTCGGGCGATCAGTTGGTCGATGCCAAGCAATCGTTCGACCAGAATGGACAGCCGGTGGTGTCGATCACCTTCAATTCCGCGGGTGCGCGCCGCTTCGGGCGGGCAACGCAGGAAAACGTCAACAAGCCCTTCGCCATCATCCTCGACGACAAGGTTCTATCGGCGCCGAATATCAACGAGCCGATCCTTGGCGGTCAGGCGCAGATCAGCGGCAATTTCACCGTCGAAAGCGCCAATGCGCTCGCCATCTCGCTCGCCTCGGGCAAATTGCCGGTGAAGTTGAACGTGATCGAAGAGCGCACGGTCGGCCCCGACCTCGGCAAGGATTCGATCGAAAAGGGCGCCATCGCAAGCATCGTCGCGACGCTCGGCGTGATCGCCTTCATGCTCATCACCTACGGCCGCTTTGGGGTGTATGCGACGCTTGCGCTGATCGCGAACGCCTTCCTGATCCTGGCGATCATGGCCTTTTTCGGCGCATCGCTGACGCTGCCCGGAATCGCCGGCTTCGTCCTCACCATCGGCGCGGCGGTCGACGCCAACGTGCTGATCAATGAGCGCATCCGCGAGGAACAGCGGCGCGGCCGGCGAATCCTCGATGCGATCGAAACGGGGTACAAGGAAGCTTCGACGGCGATCTTCGACGCCAACATCACCAACGTCATCGCCGCCGGGCTGATGTGGTATTTCGGGTCCGGCCCTATTCGCGGCTTCGCCGTGGTGCTGATGATCGGCATCGTCACTTCGGTGTTCACCGCGGTCAATTTCACCCGGATGCTCGTAGCCCTATGGGTCAAGAGCAAGCGTCCGCGCGTGCTGCACATTTAGGGCCCCATCATGAAGCTCCTGAAGCTTGTTCCCGACAACACCAACATCGACTTCATGCGGTGGCGCAACCTTGCGCTCGTCCTGTCGCTCCTTGCCACTCTCGCCAGCCTGACCTTGGTTGGGGTTCGCGGTCTCAACCTGGGCGTGGACTTCGTCGGCGGGCAGATGATCCGCACCACCTTCGCGCAGCCAATCGAGGTCGAGCAGTTGCGCAGCCGGGTCGGCGCGCTCAATCTGGGCGATGCCAGCATCCAGGAATTCGGCGGTCCGACCAGCTATCAGATTCGTCTGCCGCGTCCCGAGGGCGGAGAAGCGGCTGCCAACCAGGCCGCAAGCCAGGTCCGCAACATGTTGGAGCGCAGCTATCCGGGGGCGCGCGTCGATTCGGTGGAGACCGTATCAGGCAAGGTCAGCGAGGAGCTTGCCACCGACGGCGCCTTGGCGATCGCGTTGGCGATGTTGGGGATCGCCATCTACATCTGGTTTCGCTTCGAATGGCAGTTCGGCGTGGGCGCACTGCTCACGCTTGGGCATGACGTGTCGATGATCTTCGGCTTCTTCGCACTGACCCAGCTGCCGGTGGACCTCAACGTCGTTGCGGCATTCCTGGCAGTCGTCGGCTATTCGCTCAACGATACCGTCGTCATTTACGATCGAATCCGTGAAAATCTGCGGAAATTCCGGAAGATGGCTATCGTCCCCCTCATCAACCTGTCGCTTAACGAGACCCTTTCGCGGACGATCGTGACCTCTGGTTCGATTCTTCTCGCCCTGGGCACCTTGCTGTTGCTTGGTCCGGAAGTGATTTTTCCGCTGACCCTTGCGATCTTCCTCGGCACGGTGATCGGCACCTATTCGTCGATCTACATCTCGGCTCCGGTGCTGGTGTGGCTGGGGGTCAAGCCCGACAGTTTCCTGCGCACGGCGAATGACGAAGTGCCGGAAGGCCACGCCGCCTGATCCGTTCAGCCTAGGTTCGTCATTGCGAACGGAGTGAAGCAATCCACGTGGCGGGGATGCTTCGTCGCAAAGCTCCTCGCAATGTCGGGTAAGGCTTGTTCCTGCCTTGGCCTGTCACGGGGCCCACGCTAATGAGGTTCAGATGCTCAAGCTTTCGCGTTCCGCTCTCCTTCTGATGACCGTCGCTGCCGTGCCCCTGGCCGGATGCGCTTCGGGCGGGACCAAGGGTGCCGACACGGCCTATGTCGCGCGCGATGTGAACACGCTTTACGCGGCGGCCAAGCGCACGCTCGACAGCCGCGATTATGAGACCGCTGCCAAGCTGTTCGATGAAGTCGAGCGCCAGCATCCTTATTCGGTGTGGGCCCGCCGGGCCCAGCTGATGAGCGCCTTCAGCTATTATATGGCGCGCAAATATCCGGACACGATCAGTTCGGCGCAGCGATTCGTTACCATTCACCCCGGCAACGCCGATGCGCCCTACGCCCATTACCTCATTGCGATGAGCTATTATCAGCAGATCGAGGACGTCACGCGCGACCAGGCGACCACGCAGCAGGCGTCGAGTGCCTTCGGTGAGCTTATCCGCCGCTATCCCAGCAGCCGCTACGCCGCCGATGCGCGCCTCAAGCTCGACCTCATCAACGACCATCTCGCCGGCAAGGAGATGGAGATCGGCCGCTTCTACCAGCGCTCGGCCAACTGGCTCGCGGCGAGCATGCGCTTTCGTGAGGTCGTCGATAAATATCAGACCACCAGCCACACGCCCGAAGCGCTCGAACGGTTGGTCGAAACCTATCTCGCGCTCGGCGTCCCCGAAGAGGCCAAGAAGACCGCCGCGGTGCTTGGGCGCAATTATCCCAACAGCTACTGGTACCGGCAGGCGCTTCGCTTGCTCCTGAAGCACTATCCCGGTGCGACCCCGGTCCAGGCGCAGACCGCGACGCGCGGTTAACCTGACTCGGCGGGCGCTCGGCAGCGGATGCTGAGGCAGCTCGCCATCCACAATATCGTGCTGGTCGACCGGCTCGAGCTTGAGTTCGCGCCGGGGCTGGGCGTGCTCACCGGGGAAACCGGCGCGGGCAAGTCGATCCTGCTCGATTCGCTTGGCTTGGCGCTGGGCGCGCGCGCCGACACGGGCCTCGTCCGCAGCGGCGAGCAAGGCGCAGCGGTCTCGGCCGAACTCGAACTTCCCCCCGATCATGCGGCGATCGCCCTGCTCGCCGACCAGGGGGTCGAGCGCGAACCGGGCGAGCCGCTAATCTTCCGCCGCACGCTCAAGGCCGACGGCGCCAGCCGCGCCTTCGTCAATGGCGCCTCGGTCCCCGCCGGGCTGCTGCGCGAGATTGGCGCGCTGTCGGTCGAGATCCACGGCCAGCATGACGATCGCGGGTTGCTCAATCCCAAAGGCCACCGCGCCTTGCTCGACGCGTTCGGGCGGATCGACACCGCGCCGGTCGCGGCGGCGTGGAGCGAGGTTTCGCGGATCGAAGCCGATCTTGCCCGCGCCCGCGACGATGCCGCCGCCGCCGAGCGCGACCGCGAATGGCTCGAACATGCCTCCGAGGAAATCGCCAAGCTTGCGCCCGAGGAAGGGAGGAGACGCGCCTGTCCGAAGAGCGCGCGGCGATGCAGGCCGGGGTCAAGGCGGGCGAGACGCTGACCGGGCTCGACGATCTGCTCGGCGGATCGGAGGGCGCGCTGGCCCTGTTGCGCCAGGCAGCTCGGCGAATCGAGCGCGGGGCTGCCGATCATCCGTTGCTTGGCGAGGCCCTGGCATCGCTCGACCGCGCGGTGATCGAAACGAGCGAGGCCGAGGAGCGCATCGCCCGCGCCGCCGATGCGCTGGCGTTCGACCCCGACCGGCTCGAACGCACCGAGGCGCGGCTGTTCGATATCCGCGCGCTTGCCCGAAAGCATCGCGTGGAGGCGGACGCACTTGCCGCGCTTGCCGCGCAGATGGGCGAGCAATTGGCGAGCATCCAGGCCGGCGGCCGGCGCATCACCGAGCTTGAGCGCGAACTTGCCTCCGCGCGCGAAAGCTTTGCCGCTGCGGCACGGCGGCTGAGCGATGCTCGTGCCGAAGCCGCCACGCGTCTCGACGCCGCGGTGGCGACCGAGCTTGCGCCGCTCAAGCTCGACGCCGCGCGGTTCCGCACCGCCATTGCGACCGCCGAGCCCGGCCCGTCGGGCACCGACCGCGTCGAGTTCGAAATCTCGACCAACCCCGGTGCGCCGTTCGGTCCGCTCACCCGCATCGCCTCGGGCGGCGAACTGTCGCGCTTCATCCTCGCGCTCAAGGTCGCGCTGGCCGAAGCGGGAAGCGCGGCGACGATGATCTTCGACGAGGTCGACCGCGGCGTCGGCGGTGCGGTCGCGAGCGCCATCGGCGACCGGCTCGCGCGCCTGGCCGAACAATCGCAGGTGCTGGTCGTGACGCACAGCCCGCAGGTCGCGGCCCGCGCCGCGCATCATTATCGCATCGAAAAGTCGCATGGCGACGGCGGCACCCGCACCCACGTTCGCAAGCTCAGCGACGCCGAGCGGCGCGAGGAGATTGCGCGCATGCTGTCGGGCGCGGCAATCACCGACGAGGCCCGCGCCCAGGCCGCGCGCCTGCTCGACGCCGCATGACGTCTTACGTGGCGCTGCTGCGCGGCGTGAACCTTGGAAAACGGCAGCTGAAGATGGAGGATCTGCGGCGCATTGCCGGCGATCTCGGTCTCGAAAATCCCTCCACCTATATCGCCAGCGGCAACCTTCTCTTCGCCAGCGAAAAGAGCGAGACGGCGTTGAAGTCCGCGCTGGAAGCGTCGCTCGCAGCCCATATGGGCGCGCCGGTCGGGGTGATGATCCGCACGGCGGCGGAAATGGCGGCGGTTGCGGCGGCGTGCCCGTTCGACGTGCCCGGCAATCGCGCTGTCGCGATCTTCCTCGACGCCCCACCGCCCGCCGATGCCGCAGAGCACGCCAAGAACCAGGCGAATGAGGAGATCGCGCTTGGGGGGCGCGAGCTCTACGTCCATTATCCCGACGGGCAGGGGCCGTCGAAGCTGGGTCTTCCGGCGGCGGCCAAGGGCACTGCGCGTAACATGAACACGGTGGCCAAGCTGGCCGAGCTGGCTATGGGAAAAGCATGAGCCGCGAGACCGAGTTCGACCTGGATTTCAACGGCGAGACGCTGCGCAGCGTCTTCGTCGGCCGCCGCGACAATGCGGTGCGACCGACGATCATGCTGATTCCGACCGTGATGGGCGTGTCCGAGCTTGAGCTGGGGTTCGGCCGGCAGTTGGTCGAGCTCGGCTATAGCGCGTTCGTCGCCGACCTGTTCGGGCGCCGTTTTCGGCCCGGCGTCGACCGGGAGGCGGCCTTTGCGGCAATGGGGAAGCTCAAGTCGGACCGCGCGGCGTTGCGGGAGCGGCTGCTAGCGTTGCTCGACCAGATGCGCGGGCTCGAGGCGGTCGATCCGGCGCGCATCGCGGTCGCCGGCTATTGCTTCGGCGGCATGTGCGCGCTCGACATTGCGCGGAGCGGGGCGGATGTCGCCGCGGCGGTTGCCTTCCACGGCCTGTTCGACCCGGCGGGCCTGCCGCCGCAGCCGATCAAGGCGAAGGTCGTCGCCTTTCACGGCTGGGACGACCCGATGGTTCCGCCCGACGCGGTCGTCGCGCTGGGCCGCGAACTGACCGAGGCCGGCGCCGACTGGCAGATCCACGCTTATGGCCAGACGCAGCACGGCTTCACCAACCCCGGCGCGCAGGGCGCGATCCCCGGCGTGCACTATCAGCCGATCGCCGCGGAGCGGTCATGGACGTCGTTCATCAGCCTGCTGGAAGAGGTCTTCGGGTGACCAGCGAGCTGAGCGAAGCGCAGGCCGCCAACCGTCTGATGCGGTTGGCGAAGGAGATTGCGCGGCACGACAAGCTGTATCACGACCAAGACGCGCCCGAGATCAGCGATGCCGACTATGACGCGCTGGTCCGCGAGAACCGCGAGCTAGAGGCGCGATACCCGCATCTCGTACGCGCCGACTCTCCCTCGAGGCGGCTCGGCGCTTCGCCCACCGGCCCGCTGGCGAAGGTACCGCATGCGCGGCCGATGCTCAGCCTCGACAATGCCTTTTCGGCGGAGGAAGTACATGAATTCGTCGCGCGCGTGCGGCGTTTCCTCAACCTCGCCGACGACGAGCCAATCGCGCTCACCGCCGAGCCCAAGATCGACGGCCTGTCCTGCTCGCTTCGCTACGAGCATGGCCAGTTGGCGCTCGCCGCGACGCGCGGGGACGGAGCGGTGGGTGAGGACGTCACGCCCAACGTCCGTACTATCGGCGACATTCCGCAGGCGATCAGCGGCGCGCCCGACGTGCTTGAGGTGCGCGGTGAGGTCTACATGTCCAAGGCCGACTTTGCCGCGCTCAACCAGCGGCAGGAGGCAAGCGGCGGCAAGATCTTCGCCAACCCCCGCAACGCCGCCGCGGGCTCGTTGCGGCAAAAGGACCCGGCGATCACCGCGGCGCGTCCGCTGTGCTTCCTCGCCCACGGTTGGGGCGAATTGAGCGAGCCATTGGCGATGCTTCAGCTGCTGGCGATGCGGAAGATCGAATCCTTCGGCTTTCCCGTCAGCGACCTGCTGAAGCGATGCGAAACGATCGAAGAGGTCCTCGAACATTATGCCGCGATCGAGCAGGCGCGCGCAGACCTGCCCTACGATATCGACGGCGTGGTCTATAAGGTTGGCCGGCTCGATTGGCAGGAGCGGCTGGGCTTCGTCGGCCGCGCGCCGCGCTGGGGTCTCGCGCACAAATTCCCCGCGGAGAAAGCCGAAACCACGCTCGAAGCGATCGACATTCAGGTCGGGCGCACCGGCAAGCTGACTCCCGTCGGCCGGCTCAAGCCCGTCGGCGTGGGGGGCGTGATCGTCGCCAACGTCACCCTTCACAATCGCGACGAGATTGCGCGACTGGCCTTGCGCGTCGGCGACCGCGTGCGCATCCAGCGCGCCGGCGACGTCATCCCGCAGGTCGTCGAGAACCTCACGCGCGATGTGAAGCGGCCCGCTTATGTCTTTCCTGACCATTGCCCCCAATGCGATTCCGAAGCGGTGGCGGCGGAGGGTGAGGTCGACGTCCGCTGCACTGGCGGGCTTATTTGTCCAGCACAACGTTTCGAACGGCTGAAACATTTCGTATCGCGCGGTGCGCTCGATATCGAGGGGCTGGGCGAAAAGAGCATCGCCGAGTTCATCGCGCTCGGCTGGCTTGGCTCACCCGCCGACATCTTTCGCCTGCGCGCGCATCGCGGCGACTTGCTCGGCCGCGAAGGCTGGAAGGAGAAGTCGGTCGACAATCTGCTCGCCGCAATCGAGGCCAAGCGCGCGCCCGACCCGGTGCGGTTCCTGTTCGGCCTCGGCATCCGCCACGTCGGGGTGGTGACCGCCAAGGACCTGCTCAAATGTTTCGCGACGGTGGAGGAATTGCGCCGCGTCGCCACCTCGCCCGATGCGCAGGCCGAGCTTGCGGCGGTCGAAGGCGTCGGCCCGGTCGTCGCCGAGGCGCTGGTCGATTTCTTCCACGAGGATCACAACCGCGCGGTGCTCGACGACCTCCTGTCCGAAGTCACGCCGCTACCCTTCGTCAGCAACGCACGCCAGACCGAATGGAGCGGCAAGACCATCGTCTTCACCGGCACACTCGAAACCATGAGCCGCGACGAGGCCAAGGCGCAGGCCGAGCGCCTGGGCGCGCGAGCGGCAGGTTCGGTCAGCGCGAAAACCGACCTGGTTGTGGCAGGGCCGGGCGCCGGATCGAAGCTCAAGAAAGCCGAGGAACTTGGCGTCCGCGTGATCGACGAAGCGGCGTGGGCGCGGATCGTCGCCCAATCCTAGGCTTCGCTCAGCAGGTGCGCCCGCCGCGGCGGCAATCGGTGTCGCCTCGCTTGCCCTGGTATTGCCCCCAATGCTCCTGCATCTGATAGCGGGAAAGCACCCATTCGCGCTCGGTCATGCAAGTCCGCTCGTAGCGGAACAGCGAGCCGGTAATCAGCGTCCGCTTGCAGATCTTCGCGTCCGGCGCCGCGTCGCCCAGGCGAATCGGATTGAAGGCCGGCTGCTCCCGCCCGGGAATGCGCCAATTGACCACGCCTTCGTGAACCGAACGGGTCGGCTTGCCATTGGGCCCAATCACCGACTTGAACACCGCATGGCGGACGATCATCGCGCAGGTTTCCTCGTCGAGCCGCGGATGGCCGCTGCCGTGGGTCACTTCGCAGCTGGTCGGGCTGGCCTTGTCGTCGAGACGCACGACGAAGAAGACCGGGCCCTGCTCGCCCGCGGCAAGCGCTCGCGCGGGATAATTCTGAAACACGACTTCGCTGATCTGCTTCATCCGCCGCGATTGCTTGTCGGACGTCTCGCGCGCCGCGAGCGGGCCCGGGATCATCAGCGCGGACATTAGGGCGATCGACAGGGCGCGCATCGCACGTCTCCTTTTATTCGACTCGGCCTGATCCTACGCTTTTGCCGCCGGACCGGCCAGTGTCAGCACGGGCCACTCGCCCGCGCCGCGATCGGCCACCGCTAGGCCGTGCCGCGCATAAGCGTCGATCACGGCTTTGGACTGGGTATCCAGCAAGCCGGCAAGGATCACAGTCCCGGCCGGCGCAAGCGCCTGCGCAAAGTCGGGGGCAAGGTCGATCAGCGGGCCGGCGAGGATGTTGGCGATGATCAGGTCGAACGGCGCGCGCGCCGCAAGCAGCGGCGAATCCATGCCTTCGGCAACGCCCAGCAGCAATTCGTCCGCGCCATGACCGACAGCGACACGATTGATCGCGGCATTGTCGCGCGCGACGTCGATCGCGACCGGGTCGATGTCGGTCGCGATGCAGCGCGCGCCTGGCCACAGCGCCAGCGCGGCAAAGGCGAGCAGCCCGGTGCCGGTGCCGATGTCGGCGATATTGGCGAAACGGGCGCCGCAACTCTCCAAGGCGTCGAGCGCCGCGAGGCAACCCGCGGTCGTTGCGTGCTGGCCCGTGCCGAACGCCAGGCTGGCGTCGATTTCGAAATTGATGTGGCCGGGTTCGGGCGGGTGCGTGGGGGTGTGGACGGTGAAGCGCCCGGCGCGGATCGGCTGAAGCCCCGCCTGGCTCATCGTCACCCAATCGTCCTCGCCCAGCTGCTCGACCTCGGGCGTGCCATGCCCGAGCGCCGCAAGCGCGGCGAGGTCGCCAGCGCCGGGCGGGTGATCGAAATAGGCGTGGATCAGCCAGTCGTCGGGGCGGGCCGGATCGGGCTCGTCCGCGACCAGGACGGGCGGGCGCTCCCCGGGTAAATCAACCGTGTCGGCGACCGCCTGCGCCTGCGCCCGATTGCACGCCACCGTCACGCGCCAGCTCATTCGCTCGACGCTTCCTTCGCCAGCCGCTCGTCGAGCGCCTTCCCGCGCGCGGCGGCATAGTCGCGGCACGCTGTCTCTCTGGTCAGCGGTGCCTTGCCTGCCAGGCGATTTGCCATGTCGCTGGCCGAAGGATGCGGGGTGAGCAAAATATCGCATTCCAGCGCGGCCACTTTAGCCAGCCCTGCGCGGAAGGCGGCGACATAGTCGGGGTGATCGGCGAAGCGATAATCGTCGCGGCTGACGATCGACAGGCTATCGGCGTAGACGATCCGCCGGCACACGCCGCCGTCGCACGCGCCCCAATGCCAGGTCAGCGCGCCGGGCGTGTGGCCTGGAGTCGCGACGGGCGTCAGCTGCAGGCTGCCCAGGCGCACCGGCTCGCCGTCGGCGATCAGCTTGTCGACGCGCACACCGGCGAAGGGCGGGTGCATCCCCGCTTGCGGATCGCCGCGCCCGGGCGCGCCGGTATCCAGCACCGGAGCTGCGGCGGCCGAGGCGAACACCCGCGCGCCAGTGATCTGGCGCAGGCGCGACATGCCGCCGACATGGTCGAGATGCTCGTGGCTGCTGAGCAGGATTTTCACCTCGCTCGGCTGGAAGCCGAGGCGGCGGATGTTGCGGGCGATAAGGTCGGCGCCCTTGTCGGTGCCGGCATCGATCAGGATGTGCCCCGCATCGCCGGTAATGAGGATCGCGCTGATCCCGCAGGTCCCGACGAGGTAGGTGTTGGCGTGAATTCGTACCGGCGGGGCAGGGTCGTCCCAGCCGTCCTTGCCCTCGCACGCGCGAGCGAACGCCGGCCCCGCGGTCTCGATCGGCGCGCGCGGTTGCTCGACGATGCGCGGACGTCCCAGGGGCACCGAAATCTGGGCCGCGGCCAGCGCAAAGACGAGCGCCTTAGCGAACATAGCTGGCCCCGTTGACGTCGATGATGGCGCCAGTGGCGGACGCGGGCGCTTCGGTCGCGAGCCAGCGGATCGTTTCTGCCACCTCGTCGGTGGTCGCGACCCGCCCGAGCGGGATGTCGGCGAGGATCTTCGCGCCGCCGCGGCCTTGCAAATATTCCTCGGTCATTTCCGATACGGTGAAGCCGGGGGCGACCGCGAAGGCGAGCACGCCATCGCCGGCATAGCCGCGCGCGATGGTCTTGGTCATCCCGACCAGCGCCGCCTTCGAAGCCGCATAATGCCAATGGTCGGGGCTATCGCCGCGAAAGGCGGCGCGGCTGGCGACGTTGACGATCCGCCCAGGGATTCCGGTGTCAAGGAAGTGCGACACCGCCAGCCGCGCAAGGTCGGCGGCGGCTTGGAGGTTGATGGTCAGCGTACGCTGCCATGCGGCGCGCCACTCCTCGTCGGACGCATTGTCGGCGACGGCTTCATAAATGCCCGCGTTGTTTACCAGCACGTCGATCTGGCCGCCAAGCTCGTCGAGCGCGGTTTCCCAAATGCCGCGCGGCGCGGCGGGGTCCATCAGGTCGCCCGCGATGAGGACGTCGCTGCCAAGAGTCGAATGCCCGACAACGCGATGTCCGCGCTTCTTGAGCAAGGCATAAGTCGCGGCGCCGATGCCGCGGCTCGCGCCGGTGATGAGGATGTTCATGGCGTACCCTTATCCTCCCCAGCAGTTGCTGGGGAGGGGGACCATGCCTGTCCCGAGTGACGCCGCAGGCGGCGTCGAGGGGCGAAGCATGGTGGAGGGGTTCTCGCTGTCCTCGACGAA
The sequence above is drawn from the Sphingomonas lutea genome and encodes:
- the yajC gene encoding preprotein translocase subunit YajC, with protein sequence MLDQPILLMAQAAPAGEPSGTSQILVGIMPWLLIFVIFYFLMIRPQQRRVKQHQAAIAAVKKGDQVITGGGIRGKVVKVSDDEAEVEIAKDVRIRVIKSTISHVLDPATKPAND
- the secD gene encoding protein translocase subunit SecD yields the protein MLDFPRWKIFLITLVVAAGVFFSIPSLIAGTSLADKWPSWLPGDKINLGLDLAGGSHLLLEADSVDAAKQRLQAMEDTVTTEMRRSPRVEIGDISTTGGRVSFMVRDPRQVDTAVERLRAVTQPVGMTGSRDWDVQVMDSTRVVMTPTASGNQRALKDAMTVARDVVRRRIDPQGTKEITVINQGEQRILVQVPGVEDPEALKTLIGQTARLEFKLVDTTADPNLVLQGRAPAGSQVLPMADGTGAVAVKRRVMVSGDQLVDAKQSFDQNGQPVVSITFNSAGARRFGRATQENVNKPFAIILDDKVLSAPNINEPILGGQAQISGNFTVESANALAISLASGKLPVKLNVIEERTVGPDLGKDSIEKGAIASIVATLGVIAFMLITYGRFGVYATLALIANAFLILAIMAFFGASLTLPGIAGFVLTIGAAVDANVLINERIREEQRRGRRILDAIETGYKEASTAIFDANITNVIAAGLMWYFGSGPIRGFAVVLMIGIVTSVFTAVNFTRMLVALWVKSKRPRVLHI
- the secF gene encoding protein translocase subunit SecF; translated protein: MKLLKLVPDNTNIDFMRWRNLALVLSLLATLASLTLVGVRGLNLGVDFVGGQMIRTTFAQPIEVEQLRSRVGALNLGDASIQEFGGPTSYQIRLPRPEGGEAAANQAASQVRNMLERSYPGARVDSVETVSGKVSEELATDGALAIALAMLGIAIYIWFRFEWQFGVGALLTLGHDVSMIFGFFALTQLPVDLNVVAAFLAVVGYSLNDTVVIYDRIRENLRKFRKMAIVPLINLSLNETLSRTIVTSGSILLALGTLLLLGPEVIFPLTLAIFLGTVIGTYSSIYISAPVLVWLGVKPDSFLRTANDEVPEGHAA
- a CDS encoding outer membrane protein assembly factor BamD; its protein translation is MLKLSRSALLLMTVAAVPLAGCASGGTKGADTAYVARDVNTLYAAAKRTLDSRDYETAAKLFDEVERQHPYSVWARRAQLMSAFSYYMARKYPDTISSAQRFVTIHPGNADAPYAHYLIAMSYYQQIEDVTRDQATTQQASSAFGELIRRYPSSRYAADARLKLDLINDHLAGKEMEIGRFYQRSANWLAASMRFREVVDKYQTTSHTPEALERLVETYLALGVPEEAKKTAAVLGRNYPNSYWYRQALRLLLKHYPGATPVQAQTATRG
- a CDS encoding DUF1697 domain-containing protein — its product is MALLRGVNLGKRQLKMEDLRRIAGDLGLENPSTYIASGNLLFASEKSETALKSALEASLAAHMGAPVGVMIRTAAEMAAVAAACPFDVPGNRAVAIFLDAPPPADAAEHAKNQANEEIALGGRELYVHYPDGQGPSKLGLPAAAKGTARNMNTVAKLAELAMGKA
- a CDS encoding dienelactone hydrolase family protein, whose amino-acid sequence is MSRETEFDLDFNGETLRSVFVGRRDNAVRPTIMLIPTVMGVSELELGFGRQLVELGYSAFVADLFGRRFRPGVDREAAFAAMGKLKSDRAALRERLLALLDQMRGLEAVDPARIAVAGYCFGGMCALDIARSGADVAAAVAFHGLFDPAGLPPQPIKAKVVAFHGWDDPMVPPDAVVALGRELTEAGADWQIHAYGQTQHGFTNPGAQGAIPGVHYQPIAAERSWTSFISLLEEVFG
- the ligA gene encoding NAD-dependent DNA ligase LigA; its protein translation is MDVVHQPAGRGLRVTSELSEAQAANRLMRLAKEIARHDKLYHDQDAPEISDADYDALVRENRELEARYPHLVRADSPSRRLGASPTGPLAKVPHARPMLSLDNAFSAEEVHEFVARVRRFLNLADDEPIALTAEPKIDGLSCSLRYEHGQLALAATRGDGAVGEDVTPNVRTIGDIPQAISGAPDVLEVRGEVYMSKADFAALNQRQEASGGKIFANPRNAAAGSLRQKDPAITAARPLCFLAHGWGELSEPLAMLQLLAMRKIESFGFPVSDLLKRCETIEEVLEHYAAIEQARADLPYDIDGVVYKVGRLDWQERLGFVGRAPRWGLAHKFPAEKAETTLEAIDIQVGRTGKLTPVGRLKPVGVGGVIVANVTLHNRDEIARLALRVGDRVRIQRAGDVIPQVVENLTRDVKRPAYVFPDHCPQCDSEAVAAEGEVDVRCTGGLICPAQRFERLKHFVSRGALDIEGLGEKSIAEFIALGWLGSPADIFRLRAHRGDLLGREGWKEKSVDNLLAAIEAKRAPDPVRFLFGLGIRHVGVVTAKDLLKCFATVEELRRVATSPDAQAELAAVEGVGPVVAEALVDFFHEDHNRAVLDDLLSEVTPLPFVSNARQTEWSGKTIVFTGTLETMSRDEAKAQAERLGARAAGSVSAKTDLVVAGPGAGSKLKKAEELGVRVIDEAAWARIVAQS
- a CDS encoding energy transducer TonB yields the protein MRALSIALMSALMIPGPLAARETSDKQSRRMKQISEVVFQNYPARALAAGEQGPVFFVVRLDDKASPTSCEVTHGSGHPRLDEETCAMIVRHAVFKSVIGPNGKPTRSVHEGVVNWRIPGREQPAFNPIRLGDAAPDAKICKRTLITGSLFRYERTCMTEREWVLSRYQMQEHWGQYQGKRGDTDCRRGGRTC
- a CDS encoding 50S ribosomal protein L11 methyltransferase, giving the protein MSWRVTVACNRAQAQAVADTVDLPGERPPVLVADEPDPARPDDWLIHAYFDHPPGAGDLAALAALGHGTPEVEQLGEDDWVTMSQAGLQPIRAGRFTVHTPTHPPEPGHINFEIDASLAFGTGQHATTAGCLAALDALESCGARFANIADIGTGTGLLAFAALALWPGARCIATDIDPVAIDVARDNAAINRVAVGHGADELLLGVAEGMDSPLLAARAPFDLIIANILAGPLIDLAPDFAQALAPAGTVILAGLLDTQSKAVIDAYARHGLAVADRGAGEWPVLTLAGPAAKA
- the bla gene encoding subclass B3 metallo-beta-lactamase, which encodes MFAKALVFALAAAQISVPLGRPRIVEQPRAPIETAGPAFARACEGKDGWDDPAPPVRIHANTYLVGTCGISAILITGDAGHILIDAGTDKGADLIARNIRRLGFQPSEVKILLSSHEHLDHVGGMSRLRQITGARVFASAAAAPVLDTGAPGRGDPQAGMHPPFAGVRVDKLIADGEPVRLGSLQLTPVATPGHTPGALTWHWGACDGGVCRRIVYADSLSIVSRDDYRFADHPDYVAAFRAGLAKVAALECDILLTPHPSASDMANRLAGKAPLTRETACRDYAAARGKALDERLAKEASSE